A window of the Synechococcus sp. M16.1 genome harbors these coding sequences:
- the argF gene encoding ornithine carbamoyltransferase, translating into MATASAGVAAVLSPLCGRDFLSSADCSAEETAALLDLAAQLKSGDRRIDLGNRVLGLIFSKASTRTRVSFQVAMARLGGQTVDLNPSVTQLGRGEPLEDTARVLSRYCDVLAIRTFAQQELVDYAHWASVPVINALTDLEHPCQALADFLTMQEAHGPLPGQTLAYVGDGNNVAHSLMLCGALLGVNVRIGCPEGFEPLPGVLEQAQSLAQHGASIEVVTDPSEAVAGAQAVYTDVWASMGQEAEQAQREQAFAGFCVDQALMEQAAADAIVLHCLPAHRGEEISAEVMEGTASRIFDQAENRLHAQQSLLAVLMGGL; encoded by the coding sequence ATGGCTACCGCTTCTGCGGGCGTTGCTGCTGTCCTCTCTCCACTGTGCGGACGTGACTTCCTTTCCTCGGCGGATTGTTCCGCCGAGGAAACAGCAGCGTTGCTGGATCTGGCTGCACAACTGAAGAGCGGCGATCGTCGGATCGATCTCGGCAACCGTGTGCTGGGTCTGATCTTCAGCAAGGCTTCCACCCGAACCCGTGTGAGTTTTCAGGTGGCCATGGCCCGCCTCGGCGGACAGACGGTGGATCTCAATCCTTCCGTCACCCAGCTCGGCCGCGGCGAGCCGCTGGAAGACACGGCCCGGGTTCTCAGCCGTTACTGCGATGTGCTGGCGATTCGCACCTTCGCTCAGCAGGAACTGGTCGACTACGCACACTGGGCCTCGGTGCCGGTGATCAATGCCCTCACCGATCTGGAGCATCCCTGTCAGGCCCTGGCCGACTTCCTCACCATGCAGGAAGCCCATGGCCCCCTTCCTGGTCAGACCCTGGCTTATGTGGGCGACGGCAACAACGTGGCCCATTCCCTGATGCTCTGCGGCGCTCTGCTAGGGGTGAATGTGCGGATCGGCTGCCCCGAGGGCTTCGAGCCCTTGCCGGGTGTGCTTGAGCAGGCCCAATCTTTGGCCCAGCACGGTGCCTCGATTGAGGTGGTGACTGACCCCAGTGAGGCGGTGGCGGGTGCCCAGGCCGTTTACACCGACGTTTGGGCCTCCATGGGCCAAGAGGCCGAACAGGCGCAGCGGGAGCAGGCCTTTGCAGGATTCTGTGTGGATCAAGCCCTGATGGAGCAGGCGGCAGCCGATGCGATCGTTCTGCACTGCCTGCCGGCCCACCGCGGTGAGGAGATCAGCGCCGAGGTGATGGAGGGCACGGCAAGCCGCATCTTTGATCAGGCGGAAAACCGCCTGCATGCGCAGCAGTCTCTGTTGGCGGTGTTGATGGGTGGTCTGTGA
- the lexA gene encoding transcriptional repressor LexA, with product MTRAPQEPLTTAQQELYDWLADYIGTHRHSPSIRQMMQAMGLRSPAPIQSRLRHLQQKGWITWQEGQARTLQLLGDMVGAAGIPVLGAVAAGGLVTAFDDVQEHLDLAPVLETRGLFALTVNGDSMVDSHIADGDVVLMEPVQDPQRLRNGTVVSALVAGSGTTLKHFHRQGATVVLEAANPAYQPIELPAEQVEVQGRLVAVWRQV from the coding sequence GTGACCCGTGCCCCCCAGGAGCCCCTCACCACTGCTCAGCAAGAGCTTTACGACTGGCTGGCGGACTACATCGGCACCCATCGCCACAGCCCTTCGATTCGCCAGATGATGCAGGCGATGGGACTGCGCTCTCCTGCGCCGATCCAGAGCAGGTTGCGCCATCTTCAGCAGAAGGGATGGATTACCTGGCAGGAAGGCCAGGCGCGGACCTTGCAGCTCCTTGGAGACATGGTCGGTGCCGCCGGGATTCCCGTGCTGGGCGCCGTTGCCGCCGGTGGCCTGGTGACGGCTTTCGATGATGTTCAGGAGCATCTCGACCTGGCGCCGGTGCTGGAGACCCGTGGCCTGTTTGCCCTGACGGTGAATGGTGACTCGATGGTCGACTCCCACATCGCCGATGGGGATGTGGTGTTGATGGAGCCGGTGCAGGATCCGCAGCGGTTGCGCAACGGCACGGTGGTGAGTGCTCTGGTGGCCGGCAGTGGCACCACGCTTAAGCATTTCCATCGCCAGGGGGCGACGGTGGTGCTGGAAGCTGCCAACCCCGCTTATCAACCGATTGAGCTTCCCGCCGAACAGGTGGAGGTGCAGGGTCGCTTGGTTGCCGTCTGGCGCCAGGTCTGA
- a CDS encoding DUF4278 domain-containing protein: MTALLYRGHSYEAQAASPKACVELTYRREHYNTCREEVAQNAHPSLTYRGASYTK, encoded by the coding sequence ATGACTGCTCTTCTCTACAGAGGTCACTCCTACGAAGCTCAAGCAGCTTCACCCAAAGCTTGTGTCGAGCTGACCTACCGCCGCGAGCACTACAACACCTGCCGCGAAGAAGTCGCTCAAAATGCTCATCCGAGCCTGACCTACCGAGGCGCGTCCTACACCAAGTGA